One Acetobacterium sp. KB-1 DNA segment encodes these proteins:
- a CDS encoding PLP-dependent aminotransferase family protein: MNKKQTCTFEWLPDRSSKIPIYRQIIHFISAQIQSGAWEVGTQLPSQRDLAAKLGVNRSTITTVMDELAADGIIESNFKGGTRIISNTWTLLLSENSIWNRYVNLGSFKSNHAMIQAINRLEFTPGILRLGTGELDPALFPSELWKKAVKPLENIPSLNYLEASGLYQLRCAIVRYVTKFGIIATPDQVLITSGSLQALQLISVCILSADSVVYTEAPTYLKSLQIFQSAGITLESIPMDEEGILHHRLPRTDQRTRILYTIPTNHNPTGITMSNQRRKALFEYCGVNRIPIIEDGAYEELYFDKQHHQPIKQMDLNGDIIYLGTVSKTLSPGLRIGWVIASEPIIDRLGDVKMQMDYGASSVSQWIMTEFLNSGMYEQHLEQIRTEMEKRRDHGVRVLRQYLGDRVSFKSPAGGFYIWMRFNKKIPMQKLFEEAVKVGVLLNPGDIYDYAPTNALRISYSYLSCGEFEEAVKRLAGITKRWFEV; the protein is encoded by the coding sequence ATGAATAAAAAACAGACCTGCACTTTTGAGTGGTTACCTGATCGCAGTTCAAAGATACCAATCTACCGGCAGATTATCCACTTTATTAGCGCTCAAATTCAATCCGGTGCCTGGGAAGTCGGGACTCAGTTGCCCTCTCAACGGGATCTGGCCGCTAAGTTGGGCGTTAACCGCAGTACGATTACCACTGTCATGGATGAGCTGGCCGCCGATGGGATCATTGAGAGTAATTTTAAGGGCGGAACCCGGATTATCAGCAATACCTGGACGCTGTTATTGTCTGAAAACAGCATCTGGAATCGTTATGTGAACCTGGGTAGTTTTAAGTCTAATCATGCCATGATTCAAGCGATCAATCGACTTGAATTTACGCCAGGCATCCTTCGTCTGGGGACCGGGGAATTGGATCCGGCTCTGTTTCCATCAGAACTATGGAAAAAAGCAGTAAAACCGCTGGAGAATATTCCGTCCTTGAATTATCTGGAAGCTTCCGGTCTTTATCAGTTGCGTTGTGCGATTGTCAGGTATGTAACAAAATTTGGGATTATAGCTACCCCGGATCAGGTTTTGATAACCTCCGGATCTTTACAGGCACTACAACTCATATCCGTCTGTATTCTTTCGGCAGACTCGGTAGTCTACACTGAAGCACCAACCTATTTGAAATCCTTGCAGATTTTTCAGTCAGCGGGAATTACGCTGGAAAGTATCCCCATGGATGAGGAAGGCATTTTGCATCACCGGCTTCCCAGGACGGATCAACGGACCCGAATCCTCTACACCATTCCTACCAACCATAACCCCACTGGTATCACAATGTCGAATCAACGGAGGAAGGCTCTTTTCGAATATTGTGGGGTCAATCGCATTCCGATTATTGAGGATGGTGCTTATGAAGAATTATATTTTGATAAACAACATCATCAGCCCATTAAACAAATGGATCTCAACGGCGATATTATTTACCTCGGCACAGTGTCAAAAACGTTGTCACCGGGCCTGCGAATCGGTTGGGTGATTGCTTCGGAGCCAATTATTGATCGTCTGGGAGATGTGAAAATGCAAATGGACTATGGTGCCAGCTCAGTTTCACAGTGGATCATGACCGAATTTTTGAACAGTGGCATGTATGAACAGCATCTGGAACAGATCAGAACTGAAATGGAGAAGCGCAGAGACCATGGGGTCCGGGTACTCAGGCAATATCTGGGTGATCGGGTATCCTTCAAATCACCGGCCGGCGGTTTTTATATCTGGATGCGCTTTAATAAAAAAATACCGATGCAAAAATTATTTGAAGAAGCCGTAAAAGTAGGGGTTCTCCTGAATCCCGGAGATATCTATGACTATGCTCCGACAAATGCTCTGCGGATTTCTTATTCTTATTTGAGCTGCGGGGAATTTGAGGAAGCCGTGAAACGATTGGCTGGTATTACCAAAAGATGGTTTGAAGTGTGA
- a CDS encoding CdaR family transcriptional regulator has protein sequence MKFNDLITKIAINLPITKASCENQAEIIDIALIDGRQNSFQGNILYFGYSSQLAKSENLPCHCVLVKDDKARTDEIKNLALVESSELFSAVNLARTLMKNSGGGLIYEELVKRANETRDLQAVVNTASIMLGNSLIFSDVNFKILAHSTSIPVTDDLWKDNIRRGYCSYDFIKAVQQLKPIQQAAHTTDVVEVSCTESPHRKLSSKVFHNGIQVGFILMIEGETPVTPEHMEILEIVSHVISYTITHYFAYLFQTGTLYQQLLYELLIGAPPENIPICFPGLEFASKLIALSVFPIRYLGERHLKDHIVPALKGVLTGSHVTYHEGKVAVLVPLLKDDCIEGEQLKALQNLVDNEHLRIGVSNAFDHVESFAKYYHQAVSALNLGKRLQPENLICDYIDYQFYDLLDHVDAPSRLGLFCHPALSILRQYDRKNEASLYSTLKVYLNCGCSIKRASEKLFVHRNSLAYRLERIVEISHIDLDDAYIRFLLRMSYLIDCYKGQDA, from the coding sequence ATGAAATTTAATGACCTAATCACAAAAATAGCGATTAATTTACCGATCACAAAGGCGTCTTGTGAAAATCAGGCTGAGATTATCGACATCGCCTTAATTGATGGACGACAAAATTCATTTCAAGGAAATATTCTATACTTTGGTTATAGCAGCCAATTAGCAAAAAGTGAAAATCTACCCTGTCACTGTGTTCTTGTTAAAGATGACAAAGCTCGGACTGATGAGATTAAAAATCTCGCTCTGGTCGAGTCATCAGAATTATTTTCGGCGGTCAATCTGGCCCGGACATTGATGAAAAATTCTGGGGGAGGGCTTATTTATGAAGAACTCGTAAAGCGTGCCAATGAGACCAGGGATCTTCAGGCGGTTGTTAATACAGCCTCAATCATGCTCGGAAATTCGCTGATTTTTAGCGATGTCAATTTCAAAATTCTGGCTCATTCCACGTCGATTCCAGTTACAGACGACTTATGGAAGGACAATATCAGACGGGGGTATTGCAGTTATGATTTTATCAAGGCCGTTCAACAGCTTAAGCCGATACAGCAGGCAGCCCACACAACCGATGTTGTTGAAGTTTCATGCACTGAATCACCCCATCGAAAGCTGAGCAGTAAGGTATTTCATAATGGCATCCAGGTCGGTTTTATCCTGATGATTGAAGGCGAAACGCCGGTAACGCCGGAACATATGGAAATTCTGGAGATTGTCAGTCATGTGATCAGTTATACTATTACTCATTATTTTGCTTATCTGTTTCAGACCGGCACGCTTTATCAACAGTTGCTGTATGAACTGCTTATCGGTGCACCGCCGGAGAACATTCCGATTTGTTTTCCCGGCTTAGAGTTTGCCTCCAAACTGATCGCACTTTCGGTTTTTCCGATCCGCTACCTTGGCGAGCGACATTTAAAAGATCATATCGTTCCGGCTTTAAAAGGAGTTTTAACGGGGTCACATGTGACTTATCATGAGGGGAAGGTGGCGGTTTTAGTGCCGCTCTTAAAAGATGATTGTATCGAGGGGGAACAATTAAAAGCGTTGCAGAATTTGGTAGATAATGAGCATCTTCGCATTGGTGTCAGCAATGCGTTTGATCATGTTGAAAGTTTTGCGAAATATTATCATCAGGCGGTTTCTGCTCTGAATCTGGGCAAACGGCTGCAGCCTGAAAATCTCATTTGCGATTACATCGATTATCAGTTCTATGATTTGCTTGATCATGTGGATGCTCCGTCGCGACTCGGTTTGTTCTGCCATCCGGCGTTAAGCATCCTGCGGCAATATGACCGAAAAAATGAAGCCAGTTTGTATTCGACACTGAAAGTCTACTTAAATTGTGGCTGCAGTATCAAGCGGGCTTCAGAAAAATTGTTTGTTCACAGGAATTCTCTGGCGTATCGGCTGGAGCGGATCGTAGAAATTAGTCATATCGATCTGGATGACGCATATATTCGGTTCCTGTTAAGGATGTCTTATCTGATTGACTGTTATAAAGGGCAGGATGCCTAA
- a CDS encoding SGNH/GDSL hydrolase family protein, protein MENEHEKDVRICVFGDSIGKGVIQQNNSGRYGLVKIDLNALVGQKNIILDNFSKMGITVSKGLSIVKRHAAKLSNYDRIFLEFGGNDCSYAWNEIAENPQDEHIPKTPTTVFEDLYTEMIEEIKTNGGKPIMLSLPPLVPERYFEWFSENLNKENILKWIGSVDVIYRWQEMYNLKVVLLAKKLSIPLIDIRSAFLSKRQYKDFLCEDGVHPNKSGYKLIYETVIKAILDQKMIPNGATD, encoded by the coding sequence ATGGAAAACGAACATGAAAAAGATGTAAGAATATGTGTGTTTGGAGATTCCATTGGAAAAGGAGTCATCCAGCAAAATAATTCCGGCCGTTATGGACTGGTGAAAATTGATTTGAATGCCTTGGTCGGACAGAAGAATATTATTCTTGATAATTTCTCGAAGATGGGGATCACCGTTTCGAAGGGGCTATCCATAGTCAAACGCCATGCTGCTAAGCTCTCAAATTATGACCGCATTTTTCTGGAATTTGGTGGCAACGACTGTAGCTATGCCTGGAATGAGATTGCCGAAAATCCTCAGGATGAACATATCCCCAAAACACCGACCACAGTATTTGAAGACCTCTATACCGAAATGATTGAAGAAATAAAAACCAATGGAGGTAAACCCATTATGCTCTCGTTGCCACCGCTTGTGCCGGAACGATATTTTGAATGGTTTTCAGAAAACTTAAACAAAGAAAATATCTTAAAATGGATCGGTAGTGTTGATGTCATTTATCGTTGGCAGGAAATGTACAATTTAAAGGTTGTTTTACTGGCGAAGAAGCTGTCAATTCCACTCATTGACATACGCAGTGCGTTTTTAAGCAAACGCCAGTATAAGGATTTTCTATGTGAGGACGGCGTTCATCCAAATAAGTCGGGTTATAAATTGATTTATGAAACCGTAATAAAAGCGATACTGGACCAGAAGATGATCCCGAATGGCGCAACTGATTAG
- a CDS encoding LysE/ArgO family amino acid transporter: MQYFLQGLLMGLAYVAPIGMQNLFVINGALAHSRKQALLVGLTVTLFDVALAFSCFYGIGAIMDYYSGLRALILFCGSLIVTYIGVTLLLAKTENKPTEGAVLSIRKMVVSAFVVTWFNPQALIDGTMMLGAFRVSLPVDDAQYFIIGVAFASLIWFTGLALVVSYSGNLIKGRTLRYINLVCGIIIILYGLGLMLKLIQLVF, encoded by the coding sequence ATGCAATACTTTTTACAAGGCCTTCTCATGGGATTGGCTTATGTCGCTCCAATCGGGATGCAGAATTTATTTGTGATTAATGGCGCTCTGGCTCATAGCCGGAAACAGGCGCTTTTGGTTGGGCTGACCGTGACACTTTTTGATGTAGCTCTGGCCTTTTCCTGTTTCTATGGCATTGGTGCCATTATGGACTATTATAGCGGGCTAAGAGCGCTGATCCTGTTTTGCGGCAGTTTAATCGTTACTTATATTGGCGTCACACTACTTCTGGCGAAGACTGAAAACAAACCAACCGAAGGTGCGGTTTTATCGATCCGTAAGATGGTTGTCTCAGCATTTGTGGTGACCTGGTTTAATCCCCAGGCATTGATTGACGGAACCATGATGCTTGGTGCCTTCCGTGTCTCCCTGCCAGTGGATGATGCCCAGTACTTTATCATCGGTGTGGCGTTTGCCTCGCTGATCTGGTTTACCGGGCTCGCCCTTGTTGTATCTTATTCCGGCAATCTTATCAAAGGCCGAACCTTACGGTATATCAATCTGGTTTGCGGTATTATTATTATACTTTATGGTCTGGGACTGATGCTTAAACTGATCCAACTGGTTTTTTGA
- a CDS encoding SDR family NAD(P)-dependent oxidoreductase produces the protein MKLENKVAIITGSTKGIGKAAAMIFVAEGAKVVVVGTNKERGDATVKEILAAGGEGFFQQTDVTDEASLDALVNATMEHYGRIDILVNNAGVSGTTANMNDISSDEWNTVLSTNLTAPFMLCKKIIPVMEKQGSGAIVNVASMASTGAGRGGLAYTSAKHGLLGLTRQMSMDHGRNGVRINAVLPGPIDTEMIARVLTIPQHPVCMKIKMSPATRAGAPEEVGKAILFLASDDASFIHGASLAVDGGYTIF, from the coding sequence ATGAAACTTGAAAATAAAGTTGCGATTATTACCGGCTCAACGAAAGGCATCGGAAAAGCTGCCGCCATGATTTTTGTGGCGGAAGGTGCAAAGGTTGTCGTTGTCGGGACCAACAAAGAAAGAGGCGATGCCACTGTAAAGGAAATTCTGGCTGCCGGAGGCGAAGGTTTTTTCCAGCAAACTGACGTAACCGATGAGGCCAGCCTGGATGCTTTGGTAAACGCCACCATGGAACATTACGGCCGGATTGATATCCTGGTCAATAACGCCGGCGTCAGCGGCACCACGGCAAATATGAATGATATCAGCAGTGATGAGTGGAATACTGTCCTTTCTACCAATTTAACCGCTCCCTTCATGCTTTGTAAAAAGATCATCCCAGTGATGGAAAAACAAGGTTCCGGTGCCATCGTTAACGTCGCATCAATGGCGTCCACCGGTGCCGGAAGAGGTGGCCTTGCTTATACCTCCGCTAAACACGGACTTCTGGGTCTGACGCGTCAAATGTCGATGGACCATGGCCGTAACGGCGTCCGTATTAACGCAGTCCTTCCAGGGCCCATCGATACCGAAATGATTGCCCGGGTTTTAACCATCCCCCAACATCCGGTTTGTATGAAGATTAAAATGAGCCCGGCCACAAGAGCGGGTGCACCAGAAGAGGTTGGAAAGGCGATTCTCTTCCTGGCAAGCGACGATGCCTCCTTTATTCACGGTGCCAGTCTGGCTGTAGACGGCGGATATACCATCTTCTAA
- a CDS encoding EAL domain-containing protein: MNFFNKLSSIRTKMLIVFIPIILLATVSIAAASVLKTKAGLEEQIEARVTEALNTIEASIESEFTTNRQIAEAVAAVYEVQANTLTKTDYRGIIEKFLAMNKNTLGSGLWLESGVYDKNIRYFGPYLHKEGETIVYSEAYESEDYDYFNTDWYLIGKNTEKGVGWTDPYYDEVTKISMVTAAVPISTEYGIIGVASADYDLTTIQKIIKEVKLGESGYAFLIDTKGRFIAHKDPQKVMKLAIEQDQELGVIADTIMNNSEGSINVALGGQDFRADYLTLASTGWKLVVMTPFAELFSSVSDMIANAIMITLIIIALTVGLIIIYSTSFSREFKQFVDSLGFVAQGDFTRAIEVKTKDEIGQMGAYYNHVLVELRNMVDTIKEKEQHIQFLADRDPMTELYNRRKFNELLTRDLLNNVHGNIVLLDIDNFKTINDTLGHNYGDHLLRYVAEILREKMCCDNTIPFRLGGDEFLIWHRNQSEKCDVRHCMEVTMAAKLREKINIEGVVIHITVSAGIAAYPADGRTVDELLVKADIAMYSAKNNGKNRCMMFDEQMTSAFHERFKIEKILREALEYQRFRLLYQPVIDAQTGAIAYFEALIRIQDSSLSPAVFIQVAEESGLIIPIGRWVIQEAICQQRKWIDANYPVKGIAINISGNQFYDENLVAYIANSLDEQKVDPALIEIEITESVLIDNKEKAINIMKKLEEMGIRIALDDFGTGFSSLNYLAFMPVDKIKLDKSLKDKFIRMESIQVMEGIVSVAHGLGLMVVAEGVEEEVEANRLKRVKCDYLQGYLYSRPLRSNDVERLLKIQTNLFGFTERVL; encoded by the coding sequence ATGAACTTTTTTAACAAGCTATCTAGCATCCGAACGAAAATGTTGATTGTATTCATCCCGATCATCTTACTGGCAACTGTATCGATTGCGGCTGCCTCGGTGTTAAAAACAAAGGCGGGATTAGAAGAACAAATCGAAGCAAGAGTAACAGAAGCCCTCAATACCATCGAAGCATCGATTGAGTCTGAATTTACCACGAATAGACAAATAGCAGAAGCCGTCGCTGCTGTTTATGAAGTCCAGGCAAATACGCTGACAAAGACGGATTATCGCGGCATTATTGAGAAATTCCTGGCGATGAATAAAAACACCCTCGGCAGTGGACTGTGGCTGGAAAGCGGGGTTTATGATAAAAACATCCGATATTTTGGGCCTTATCTCCACAAAGAAGGGGAGACCATTGTCTATAGTGAAGCGTACGAGTCAGAAGATTATGATTATTTTAATACCGACTGGTATCTTATCGGGAAAAACACCGAAAAAGGAGTTGGCTGGACAGATCCATACTACGATGAGGTGACAAAAATCTCAATGGTTACTGCAGCAGTCCCGATAAGCACCGAATACGGCATCATCGGTGTCGCTTCGGCTGACTACGACTTGACAACGATCCAAAAAATCATTAAAGAAGTGAAATTGGGTGAGTCCGGTTATGCCTTTCTGATTGATACAAAGGGACGCTTTATTGCGCATAAAGACCCCCAAAAGGTCATGAAGCTAGCAATTGAGCAGGATCAGGAATTAGGCGTCATCGCCGATACCATTATGAATAATAGTGAGGGGTCAATCAATGTTGCATTAGGCGGCCAGGATTTTAGAGCCGATTATTTAACCCTCGCAAGCACTGGCTGGAAATTAGTTGTGATGACGCCCTTTGCCGAATTGTTTTCTTCGGTGAGCGATATGATTGCCAATGCCATTATGATTACGCTAATCATTATTGCTTTGACTGTTGGGCTGATCATCATTTACAGCACTTCTTTTTCCCGGGAATTCAAGCAATTTGTGGATAGTTTGGGTTTTGTTGCACAAGGTGATTTTACACGAGCAATTGAAGTGAAGACCAAAGATGAGATCGGGCAAATGGGCGCTTACTACAATCATGTCCTGGTGGAATTAAGGAATATGGTTGATACGATTAAAGAAAAGGAACAGCATATTCAATTTCTGGCCGATCGCGACCCGATGACAGAGTTATACAATCGCCGGAAATTTAATGAGTTGCTCACTAGGGACTTATTAAATAATGTGCACGGAAATATCGTCTTATTGGATATTGATAACTTTAAAACAATTAACGATACTCTTGGTCATAATTACGGGGATCACTTATTGCGTTATGTAGCCGAGATCCTGCGTGAAAAGATGTGTTGTGATAATACGATCCCCTTCCGATTGGGAGGCGATGAATTTTTAATCTGGCATCGAAACCAAAGTGAAAAATGTGACGTTCGTCATTGCATGGAGGTCACAATGGCTGCTAAGCTCAGAGAGAAAATCAACATTGAAGGGGTCGTGATTCACATTACCGTAAGCGCCGGAATTGCCGCTTATCCAGCTGATGGGCGGACGGTGGATGAGCTGCTTGTTAAAGCCGATATTGCTATGTATAGTGCCAAAAATAATGGCAAAAACCGGTGCATGATGTTTGATGAGCAGATGACGTCCGCCTTCCATGAGCGTTTTAAAATTGAAAAAATACTCCGAGAAGCACTGGAATATCAGCGATTCCGTTTACTATATCAACCCGTAATCGACGCCCAAACCGGAGCGATCGCTTATTTTGAGGCACTAATTCGGATTCAGGACAGCTCGCTTTCGCCAGCCGTCTTTATCCAGGTGGCAGAGGAGTCCGGTTTAATCATTCCCATTGGCAGATGGGTCATCCAGGAAGCAATCTGTCAACAAAGAAAATGGATCGATGCAAACTATCCAGTCAAAGGGATCGCGATTAATATTTCGGGAAATCAGTTTTATGATGAAAATCTGGTTGCATATATCGCAAACAGCCTCGATGAACAAAAAGTTGATCCAGCGTTGATCGAAATAGAGATAACCGAGAGTGTGTTAATCGACAATAAGGAAAAGGCCATTAATATTATGAAAAAGTTAGAAGAAATGGGGATCCGGATCGCCCTGGATGATTTTGGGACGGGTTTCTCATCCCTAAATTATTTAGCCTTTATGCCGGTGGATAAGATTAAACTTGATAAAAGTTTAAAGGATAAGTTCATTCGGATGGAGAGTATTCAGGTGATGGAGGGGATTGTTTCCGTTGCCCATGGTTTGGGATTAATGGTCGTTGCTGAAGGGGTTGAGGAAGAAGTAGAGGCTAACCGTTTGAAACGCGTAAAGTGTGATTACCTGCAGGGCTACCTCTACAGCAGACCGCTTAGGAGTAATGATGTTGAACGTTTGCTGAAAATTCAAACAAACTTGTTTGGGTTCACAGAAAGAGTACTGTGA
- a CDS encoding FAD-dependent oxidoreductase — translation MYEKLFLEGTIGKLKLKNRLVMSPMGIGLAELDGSPTQEMIAFYEARAIGGAGLIIPEITRVNDVHGAGMLRQLSVTKDRHIEPLSRLAQAVHKHGTKIFIQLHHPGRETMTSLVGGPVAAPSAIPCNFLKQPTRALEHAEIKELVQQFVAGAVRVQKAGCDGVELHAAHGYLINQFLSPYTNKRDDEYGGSFENRLRFIAEIIAGIRNECGPDFPISVRLSVEEFLSNVGVTDDYIHIQDGVKISMALEKLGIDVINVSCGIYETGSVCVEPVSFPQGWRRDLIKAVKDHVAIPVIAVSVFREPAVGEQFLADGIVDFVALGRAWLADEEWGLKVKEGREKQLCKCISCLRCFESLNENNAVGLPLVCSVNPRLAREQQLGNLAHDSFDHKVAVIGGGAAGMSAARTLALRGIHVTLFEKENTLGGLINIAKMPPHKGAMDWICQYYQNEFDRLNVAVKLNTEATLSVLEEMAPDAVILATGSTPVVPRRIPGVDGENVFGIDRVLSGATGLKDKQVVLIGAGMSGIETAEYLCAAGNSLTIVDMLNKVAPDGNGTNVLDVTGRLAKYGATYMLSHALKEITPDGVILEKMEDHSEIKIPADAVVLSMGYCSNNSLAEELKKKFERVEIIGDALKVDRIEPAIRAGFEAGRCLFIDKPKATSFLTPKEDLENFGKLSLMDNQEGLYLCFLTDPAVIARLLPPPLKPFSMPVVTLSIAHIHNPSFADDYYEAILGVYAMYGKELGLYPLSLVLGGPGAEMAVQLGRDNGSIPKKMGAEFVIRQTGNTVMASVTRRGVQLIEAKLELGETNSPLTGAMYQFPEAGKQTYGGGFYFHFDREPDKEGVSHFTNGALLQNLCEYTYKSWEPGFASLKLRSSIDDPWGELPINTIVGGAYSVNSLLVHKLNLVENLNAEDIVPYLMAGRYDRTAFMETGRK, via the coding sequence ATGTATGAAAAACTGTTTCTCGAAGGAACCATTGGAAAACTGAAACTTAAAAATCGTTTGGTTATGTCGCCAATGGGGATTGGGCTGGCTGAGCTGGACGGTTCACCAACGCAAGAGATGATCGCTTTTTATGAGGCCCGTGCCATTGGTGGCGCCGGATTAATCATCCCTGAAATTACCCGTGTAAATGATGTGCACGGTGCCGGAATGCTGCGTCAGCTTTCTGTTACTAAAGATCGTCACATTGAACCACTATCAAGACTGGCGCAAGCGGTGCATAAACATGGGACGAAAATCTTTATTCAACTACATCACCCCGGTCGTGAAACGATGACCTCGCTGGTCGGAGGACCCGTCGCTGCGCCATCGGCAATTCCCTGTAATTTTCTTAAGCAGCCAACACGAGCGCTTGAACATGCTGAAATCAAGGAACTGGTTCAGCAGTTTGTCGCCGGTGCTGTTCGCGTGCAGAAAGCAGGTTGTGACGGTGTTGAACTGCATGCCGCTCATGGCTATCTGATCAATCAGTTTTTAAGCCCCTATACCAATAAACGCGATGATGAATACGGCGGAAGTTTTGAAAACCGGCTGCGTTTTATTGCCGAAATCATCGCCGGTATACGAAACGAATGTGGTCCTGATTTTCCTATTAGTGTCCGTCTTTCTGTCGAGGAATTTTTAAGCAATGTCGGAGTCACCGATGATTATATTCATATTCAGGATGGTGTCAAAATTTCCATGGCACTGGAAAAACTGGGAATCGACGTCATCAATGTAAGCTGTGGTATTTATGAAACTGGCTCGGTTTGTGTCGAACCGGTTTCGTTCCCCCAGGGCTGGCGCCGGGATCTGATCAAAGCGGTTAAAGATCATGTTGCGATTCCGGTAATCGCTGTTTCCGTCTTTCGCGAACCGGCTGTCGGTGAACAGTTTCTGGCCGACGGTATCGTCGATTTTGTGGCCTTAGGCCGCGCCTGGCTGGCGGATGAAGAATGGGGTTTAAAGGTAAAAGAAGGACGGGAAAAGCAGTTGTGCAAGTGTATCTCCTGCCTGCGCTGCTTCGAAAGCTTAAACGAAAATAATGCCGTTGGTCTTCCGCTGGTTTGTTCGGTAAACCCACGTCTTGCCCGGGAACAACAGCTTGGCAACCTCGCTCACGATTCGTTCGACCATAAAGTAGCGGTTATCGGTGGTGGTGCCGCTGGTATGTCGGCAGCCCGCACACTGGCACTTCGCGGTATTCATGTCACCTTGTTTGAAAAAGAAAATACTCTTGGTGGGCTTATTAATATTGCTAAAATGCCTCCTCATAAAGGTGCCATGGACTGGATCTGCCAGTATTATCAAAATGAATTCGATCGTTTGAATGTCGCAGTGAAACTAAATACCGAAGCGACTCTTTCTGTATTAGAAGAAATGGCACCCGATGCGGTCATTCTGGCTACTGGCAGTACCCCCGTTGTACCCAGACGCATCCCTGGAGTCGATGGCGAAAATGTCTTTGGAATTGATCGTGTCCTATCCGGAGCCACCGGATTAAAAGATAAACAGGTGGTACTCATCGGTGCCGGGATGAGTGGAATTGAAACCGCCGAGTATCTGTGTGCCGCCGGAAATTCATTAACCATCGTTGATATGCTTAACAAGGTCGCACCCGACGGAAATGGCACGAATGTTTTAGATGTTACCGGACGTCTGGCAAAATATGGTGCGACTTACATGCTATCCCATGCGTTAAAAGAAATCACACCGGATGGCGTGATTCTCGAAAAAATGGAAGATCACTCGGAAATCAAGATACCAGCTGACGCGGTTGTGTTGTCGATGGGTTATTGCTCCAATAATAGCCTTGCCGAAGAACTAAAGAAAAAATTCGAACGAGTGGAAATTATCGGTGATGCCCTTAAAGTTGACCGCATTGAACCGGCTATCCGGGCCGGCTTTGAAGCAGGCCGCTGTCTGTTTATCGACAAACCCAAAGCCACCAGTTTTCTGACCCCAAAAGAAGACTTGGAAAACTTTGGCAAGCTTTCTCTGATGGATAATCAGGAAGGTCTGTATCTTTGCTTTCTCACCGATCCCGCTGTTATCGCGCGCCTGTTACCTCCACCACTTAAACCTTTTTCAATGCCGGTGGTAACCCTGTCGATTGCGCATATTCACAATCCCTCTTTTGCCGATGATTATTATGAAGCAATCCTGGGCGTCTATGCAATGTACGGAAAAGAACTGGGGCTCTATCCCCTTAGTCTGGTTCTCGGCGGCCCCGGAGCCGAGATGGCTGTTCAGCTTGGTCGTGATAATGGCAGCATTCCCAAAAAAATGGGCGCAGAGTTTGTGATTCGCCAGACGGGAAATACCGTTATGGCCAGCGTCACCCGTCGGGGTGTTCAGTTAATTGAAGCAAAACTGGAACTCGGTGAGACCAATAGTCCGCTGACTGGTGCCATGTATCAGTTCCCGGAAGCGGGAAAACAGACCTATGGTGGTGGCTTTTATTTTCATTTTGACCGCGAACCGGATAAAGAAGGGGTGTCCCATTTTACCAATGGTGCCTTGCTTCAGAATCTCTGTGAGTACACTTACAAATCCTGGGAGCCGGGTTTTGCCAGTCTGAAGCTTCGTTCCAGCATCGACGACCCCTGGGGTGAATTGCCGATAAACACAATCGTCGGCGGTGCTTACTCTGTAAACAGTTTACTTGTCCATAAGCTAAATCTGGTCGAAAACCTGAATGCCGAAGATATTGTCCCCTATTTAATGGCCGGACGCTACGACCGCACCGCATTTATGGAAACTGGCCGGAAATAA
- a CDS encoding DUF1836 domain-containing protein, with translation METISEELLNFHCPRWLELPDIDLYMDQLVSILEKNLVIFEEIWGEKIITSMMINNYVKQKVVEPPIKKRYNRSHLAYFFVICIMKRVLSISETGDLITYLISQHKIDYAYNLFCDELESAIKEVFSPKVQPSNQIKAPELIILKSAVLAFANKTYFQVSIKK, from the coding sequence ATGGAAACAATATCAGAGGAACTCCTTAACTTTCACTGTCCGCGATGGCTTGAACTTCCCGACATTGATTTATATATGGATCAGTTAGTCAGTATTTTAGAAAAGAATCTGGTTATTTTCGAAGAAATTTGGGGTGAAAAAATTATCACCTCCATGATGATCAATAACTATGTTAAGCAAAAAGTCGTTGAGCCGCCAATTAAAAAGCGCTATAACCGGAGCCACCTTGCCTATTTTTTTGTGATTTGTATCATGAAACGGGTTCTCAGTATTTCCGAAACTGGTGATCTGATTACCTATTTAATCAGCCAGCACAAAATCGATTATGCCTACAATTTATTCTGTGATGAACTGGAAAGTGCCATCAAAGAGGTTTTCTCTCCGAAAGTTCAACCGAGCAATCAAATAAAAGCGCCCGAACTGATTATTCTTAAATCAGCCGTGCTTGCATTTGCAAATAAAACGTATTTTCAAGTCAGCATAAAAAAATAG